Proteins encoded by one window of Superficieibacter sp. HKU1:
- the dcp gene encoding peptidyl-dipeptidase Dcp, whose translation MSLNNPFFNVSTLPYQAPRFDEIRDEHYRPAFDEGLRLKREEIEAIAHNPAPADVENTFVALEKSGLLLERVTHVFFAMSHAHTNDTLQRLDEQFSAELAALANDIYLNDALFQRVEHVWQQRESLGLDDETRRLVETIRQQFVLAGATLGEAEKAALKTLNTEAATLTSQFNQRLMAANKAGAWVVEREQQLAGLTADEIAVAADAAREKGLTDRWLLPLLNTTQQPALAALRDRQAREQLFNAGWTRTVKNDENDTRSLILQLVEIRAKQAGLVGFEDYASWKMADQMAKTPAAALAFMRRIVPAARARAEQEHSAIQQVIDKQNGGFQAQAWDWDFYADQVRQEKYAFDESQVRPYLELNTVLEEGVFWTASQLFGIRFVERFDIPVYHPDVRVWEIFDASGEGLALFYGDFFARDSKSGGAWMGNFVEQSTLLNTQPVIYNVCNYQKPAAGHSALISWDDVITLFHEFGHTLHGLFARQRYASLSGTNTPRDFVEFPSQINEHWATHPQVFSRFARHYQSGEAMPEALQASMLQATHFNKGYEMTELLSAALLDMNWHRVSADNIPESVDSFEAAAIRQEHLDLPAVPPRYRSSYFAHIFGGGYAAGYYAYLWTQMLADDGYQWFVEQGGLTAQNGQRFREAILSRGNSADLETLYRQWRGSDPLIAPMLKHRGLSEQE comes from the coding sequence ATGTCGTTAAACAATCCGTTTTTTAATGTGAGCACCTTGCCTTATCAGGCTCCCCGGTTTGATGAAATCAGGGATGAGCATTATCGCCCGGCCTTTGATGAAGGACTCCGTCTCAAGCGCGAAGAGATCGAGGCTATCGCGCACAATCCGGCCCCGGCAGATGTTGAGAATACTTTCGTGGCGCTCGAAAAAAGCGGTTTATTGTTAGAACGTGTAACCCATGTTTTTTTTGCCATGTCCCATGCCCATACCAACGATACGCTGCAACGGCTTGATGAGCAGTTTTCTGCCGAACTGGCGGCGCTGGCGAACGATATTTACCTCAATGATGCCCTTTTTCAACGCGTGGAGCATGTCTGGCAGCAGCGCGAGTCGCTGGGGCTGGATGATGAAACCCGCCGTCTGGTTGAGACGATCCGCCAGCAGTTTGTTCTCGCGGGCGCAACGCTGGGCGAGGCAGAGAAAGCGGCGTTAAAAACGCTTAATACCGAAGCCGCTACCCTGACCAGCCAGTTTAACCAGCGCCTGATGGCGGCAAATAAAGCCGGAGCATGGGTGGTTGAACGCGAGCAGCAGCTTGCGGGGCTGACTGCGGATGAAATCGCCGTGGCGGCGGATGCCGCGCGGGAAAAAGGATTAACCGATCGCTGGTTATTACCCCTGCTAAACACCACCCAGCAGCCTGCGTTAGCGGCATTACGCGATCGTCAGGCCAGGGAGCAGTTGTTTAACGCGGGCTGGACCCGCACCGTAAAAAATGACGAAAATGATACCCGATCGCTGATATTACAGCTGGTGGAGATTCGGGCAAAACAGGCCGGGCTCGTTGGTTTCGAGGATTACGCCAGCTGGAAAATGGCCGATCAAATGGCGAAAACCCCGGCGGCGGCGTTGGCATTCATGCGCAGAATTGTCCCGGCGGCACGGGCGCGGGCAGAACAGGAGCATTCCGCGATCCAGCAGGTCATTGATAAGCAGAACGGCGGCTTTCAGGCGCAGGCGTGGGACTGGGATTTTTATGCCGACCAGGTTCGCCAGGAAAAATATGCGTTTGACGAATCGCAGGTCAGACCCTACCTGGAACTGAATACCGTGCTGGAAGAGGGCGTTTTCTGGACCGCGTCGCAGCTTTTTGGCATCCGTTTTGTCGAGCGTTTTGATATCCCCGTTTACCATCCGGACGTTCGCGTCTGGGAGATCTTCGATGCCAGTGGTGAAGGTCTGGCATTATTCTACGGCGATTTCTTTGCCCGCGATTCCAAGAGCGGCGGGGCATGGATGGGTAACTTTGTCGAACAATCGACGCTGCTTAACACCCAGCCGGTGATTTACAATGTGTGTAACTATCAAAAACCCGCGGCAGGTCACAGCGCGCTGATCTCATGGGATGATGTGATCACCCTGTTCCACGAATTTGGTCATACGCTTCACGGCCTGTTTGCGCGTCAGCGTTACGCCAGCCTGTCAGGCACCAATACCCCGCGTGATTTCGTTGAGTTTCCTTCGCAGATTAACGAACACTGGGCGACGCATCCGCAGGTATTTTCCCGTTTCGCCCGTCATTATCAGAGCGGGGAAGCAATGCCGGAAGCGTTGCAGGCCAGCATGCTACAGGCGACGCATTTTAATAAAGGCTATGAAATGACCGAACTGCTCAGTGCGGCATTGCTCGATATGAACTGGCATCGCGTCAGCGCAGATAATATTCCTGAATCGGTGGATAGCTTTGAAGCGGCGGCGATCCGTCAGGAACATCTGGATCTCCCGGCCGTTCCTCCGCGCTATCGCAGCAGTTACTTTGCGCATATTTTTGGTGGCGGCTACGCGGCGGGCTATTACGCCTATCTGTGGACGCAAATGCTGGCTGATGATGGCTACCAGTGGTTCGTCGAACAGGGCGGATTAACGGCGCAAAATGGTCAACGTTTTCGTGAAGCCATTTTATCCAGG
- the ydfG gene encoding bifunctional NADP-dependent 3-hydroxy acid dehydrogenase/3-hydroxypropionate dehydrogenase YdfG — protein MIILVTGATAGFGESITRRFVGNGHKVIATGRRQERLQALKDELGDAIYPLQLDVRDRAAIDEKLASLPAEWRDIDILVNNAGLALGMEPAHKASVEDWENMIDTNNKGLVYMTRAFLPGMVERNRGHVINLGSTAGSWPYAGGNVYGATKAFVRQFSLNLRTDLNGTAVRVTNIEPGLVGGTEFSNVRFKGDDAKADKTYENTTALSAEDISEAVWWVATLPKHVNINTLEMMPVSQTYAGLSVHRG, from the coding sequence ATGATTATTCTGGTAACAGGCGCGACGGCGGGTTTTGGTGAAAGCATTACGCGCCGTTTCGTTGGAAATGGACATAAAGTGATTGCAACCGGCCGCCGCCAGGAGCGTCTGCAGGCGCTGAAAGATGAGCTTGGCGATGCCATTTATCCACTGCAACTGGATGTACGCGATCGCGCCGCAATCGACGAGAAACTCGCGTCACTGCCCGCAGAATGGCGCGACATCGATATCCTGGTTAATAACGCCGGACTGGCGCTGGGCATGGAGCCTGCACACAAAGCGAGCGTCGAAGACTGGGAAAATATGATCGATACCAATAATAAGGGGCTGGTGTATATGACGCGCGCCTTCCTGCCCGGCATGGTCGAGCGCAACCGTGGGCATGTGATTAATCTCGGGTCTACAGCCGGTAGCTGGCCGTATGCGGGAGGTAACGTGTACGGGGCAACCAAAGCGTTTGTCCGTCAGTTCAGCCTCAACTTACGAACCGATCTTAATGGAACTGCAGTCCGCGTGACGAACATTGAGCCGGGGCTGGTTGGGGGCACCGAGTTTTCCAATGTGCGCTTTAAAGGCGACGATGCGAAAGCGGATAAAACCTACGAAAACACCACCGCGCTGTCTGCGGAAGATATCTCTGAAGCGGTGTGGTGGGTTGCCACACTGCCGAAGCATGTCAACATTAACACCCTTGAAATGATGCCCGTGAGTCAGACCTATGCCGGGTTGAGCGTACATCGGGGTTAA
- a CDS encoding GntR family transcriptional regulator: MTFETQLNPTQPVNQQIYRILRRDIVHCLIAPGTPLSEKEISVRFDVSRQPVREAFIKLAENGLIQIRPQRGSYVNKISLSQVRNGCFVRQAIECAVVRRAAGMINDEQLWQLEQNLHQQQIAIERKQLNDFFLLDDEFHQKLALIADCQLAWDTIENIKAAIDRVRYMSLDHVSPPEMLLRQHLDIFAALQQRDADTVEKAMALHLQEISGSVQLIRQENRDWFSED, encoded by the coding sequence ATGACCTTCGAGACCCAACTGAACCCTACACAGCCAGTTAATCAGCAGATCTACCGGATTTTACGCCGGGATATCGTGCATTGCCTGATTGCGCCCGGCACGCCGCTCTCCGAGAAAGAAATTTCAGTCCGCTTTGATGTCTCTCGTCAGCCGGTGCGAGAAGCCTTCATTAAACTTGCAGAAAATGGTCTGATCCAGATCCGTCCGCAGCGCGGCAGTTACGTCAACAAGATCTCACTTTCCCAGGTGCGGAACGGGTGTTTTGTTCGTCAGGCGATTGAATGCGCCGTCGTCCGGCGCGCAGCAGGGATGATTAATGATGAACAACTCTGGCAGCTTGAGCAAAACCTGCATCAGCAGCAGATTGCCATTGAGCGTAAGCAGCTCAACGATTTTTTTCTGCTTGATGACGAATTTCATCAGAAGCTGGCGCTGATCGCGGACTGTCAGCTGGCGTGGGATACTATTGAAAATATCAAAGCGGCCATTGACCGGGTGCGTTACATGAGTCTTGATCATGTTTCCCCACCGGAAATGCTCCTCCGCCAGCACCTTGATATTTTTGCCGCTCTCCAGCAGCGCGATGCCGATACGGTTGAAAAGGCAATGGCGCTACATTTGCAGGAAATTAGCGGTTCTGTACAGCTGATTCGTCAGGAAAACCGCGACTGGTTTAGTGAAGATTGA
- a CDS encoding mannitol dehydrogenase family protein, producing the protein MENELLKAKATLPAYDRSALKPRIVHLGFGAFHRAHQGVYADILASEHGSDWGYVEVNLIGGEQQVADLKKQDHLYTVAEMSADAWTARVVGVVKEALHAQVDGLEAVLAKMCEPQVAIVSLTITEKGYCHSPATGKLMLDHPLIVGDLQNPHQPKSAVGVIVEALARRKASGLPAFSVMSCDNMPENGHVMRNVVCAYAREVNADLAGWIEQNVTFPSTMVDRIVPAVTPDTLNKIEQLTGVRDPAGVACEPFRQWVIEDNFVAGRPEWEKAGAELVADVLPFEEMKLRMLNGSHSFLAYLGYLAGYQHINDCMEDDNYRLAAHALMLQEQAPTLKVQGVDLKQYADRLIERYSNPALRHRTWQIAMDGSQKLPQRMLDSVRWHLAHQSRFALLALGVAGWMRYVSGVDDQGNPIEICDPQLAVIQEAVNRSEEGPARVQALLGIEAIFGKGLPDDSQFVSAVTQAYQMLLEKGAKATVAHVVANR; encoded by the coding sequence ATGGAAAACGAACTCTTAAAAGCGAAAGCCACGCTTCCGGCTTATGATCGGAGCGCACTCAAACCCCGTATCGTTCACCTTGGTTTCGGGGCGTTTCATCGTGCGCATCAGGGCGTTTACGCGGATATCCTGGCTTCAGAACACGGCAGCGACTGGGGCTATGTTGAAGTAAATTTAATTGGCGGCGAGCAGCAGGTTGCCGATCTCAAAAAGCAGGACCACCTTTATACCGTCGCGGAAATGTCGGCGGATGCCTGGACCGCTCGGGTTGTCGGAGTGGTAAAGGAAGCGCTGCACGCGCAGGTTGATGGGCTGGAAGCCGTACTGGCAAAAATGTGTGAACCACAGGTTGCCATCGTGTCATTGACGATCACCGAGAAAGGGTACTGCCACTCTCCGGCGACCGGGAAGCTGATGCTCGACCATCCGCTGATTGTGGGAGATCTGCAAAACCCGCACCAACCGAAATCAGCGGTCGGGGTGATTGTCGAAGCCCTGGCGCGCCGTAAAGCCTCCGGGCTACCGGCCTTCAGTGTGATGTCCTGCGACAACATGCCTGAAAACGGCCACGTCATGCGTAACGTTGTATGCGCCTACGCTCGCGAAGTGAATGCCGATCTGGCCGGGTGGATTGAGCAAAATGTCACCTTCCCGTCAACGATGGTGGACCGTATCGTACCGGCAGTAACGCCGGATACGCTTAATAAGATTGAGCAACTGACGGGCGTGCGCGATCCGGCTGGCGTGGCCTGTGAACCTTTCCGTCAGTGGGTGATTGAAGATAACTTCGTGGCAGGGCGTCCTGAATGGGAAAAAGCCGGTGCGGAGCTGGTGGCCGATGTGCTGCCGTTCGAAGAGATGAAACTGCGTATGCTTAACGGCAGTCACTCCTTCCTCGCCTATCTGGGCTATCTTGCCGGCTATCAGCATATCAATGACTGTATGGAAGATGATAATTACCGTCTTGCCGCCCATGCGCTTATGCTCCAGGAGCAGGCACCTACGCTGAAAGTGCAGGGCGTCGATCTCAAACAGTACGCCGACAGACTGATTGAACGCTACAGTAACCCGGCGCTGCGCCACCGTACCTGGCAAATCGCCATGGACGGTAGCCAGAAACTGCCGCAGCGGATGCTGGACTCCGTGCGCTGGCATCTGGCGCACCAGAGCCGCTTTGCGCTTCTGGCGCTGGGCGTGGCTGGCTGGATGCGCTACGTGAGTGGCGTGGACGATCAGGGTAACCCCATTGAAATCTGCGATCCGCAGTTAGCGGTCATTCAGGAGGCGGTGAACCGTAGCGAAGAGGGGCCAGCGCGTGTTCAGGCACTGCTGGGCATCGAGGCGATCTTTGGTAAGGGACTGCCGGATGACAGTCAATTTGTCAGCGCCGTAACGCAGGCGTATCAGATGCTGCTGGAGAAGGGCGCGAAAGCAACGGTCGCACACGTTGTGGCTAATCGCTAA
- a CDS encoding MFS transporter, with translation MTRKNKKITIPVSIGYGLTDIMGGGAFTVIGAWLLFFYTTFVGLSPVEAASIVAIARIVDAIVSLFMGSFTDHFYKNALGKKFGRRRFFLLIGAPLMLVYTLLWLDGMGYGFYLAVYLAFEVIAAMVLIPWETLPSEMTKDFNSRTKLSTCRMFLSATGTFLATFIPGLLINHFGEHNANAYMINGVVFAVLFMFCVFISWKVTWERELTPEMLAELESTAAPKTFAENMRRVGGLFKDYASTLKVRAFRKHLAIYLFSFTGKDVYNTVFVFFCVYCLNVSSAFAGSLLSMSIVGLPVTLLAGLAIIKFGPSRLYVFAYSVMLLCLLGFFIVYQFPAWNTIPTLIVLAAVYQVGRCVLEFTPWNVFPFIPDIDEMITRQRREGLFAAVMTFSRKTTVAIATFVVGVLLQSGGYVKGSQVQPQEAITTIAILLFAGTGCLLVIALWQALTFHLNKQTHKIFVDEVERLKAHGAKQDVDPKTRQIVEDLTGYRYDQLWNDPAQAGVVPAENLSKAH, from the coding sequence ATGACTCGCAAAAATAAAAAAATAACCATACCGGTGAGTATCGGTTATGGCCTGACCGATATTATGGGCGGTGGGGCTTTCACGGTTATTGGTGCCTGGTTATTATTTTTCTATACAACGTTTGTCGGCCTTTCTCCCGTTGAGGCCGCCTCTATCGTGGCTATCGCCCGTATTGTGGATGCGATTGTCAGCCTGTTTATGGGGAGTTTTACCGATCATTTCTACAAGAACGCGCTAGGTAAAAAATTTGGCCGCCGTCGTTTCTTTCTGCTGATCGGTGCGCCTTTAATGCTGGTCTATACCTTACTGTGGCTGGATGGCATGGGCTACGGTTTCTATCTGGCCGTGTACCTGGCGTTTGAGGTGATTGCCGCTATGGTACTTATTCCATGGGAGACATTACCCTCGGAGATGACCAAAGACTTTAACTCGCGGACTAAACTGTCGACCTGCCGCATGTTTCTGTCTGCCACCGGCACCTTCCTCGCCACTTTTATTCCCGGCTTGCTGATTAATCATTTTGGTGAACATAATGCCAACGCCTATATGATTAACGGCGTCGTGTTTGCGGTACTGTTTATGTTCTGCGTATTTATTTCGTGGAAAGTGACCTGGGAGCGGGAATTAACGCCAGAGATGCTGGCCGAGCTTGAAAGCACGGCTGCGCCGAAAACGTTCGCTGAAAATATGCGCAGGGTCGGCGGCTTATTTAAAGATTACGCTTCAACCCTGAAAGTCAGGGCGTTCAGAAAACATCTGGCTATCTACCTGTTTTCCTTTACCGGCAAAGATGTTTACAACACGGTATTCGTCTTTTTTTGCGTCTATTGCCTGAATGTCTCTTCGGCTTTTGCCGGCAGCTTACTCTCCATGAGTATTGTGGGGCTGCCGGTTACATTATTAGCCGGTCTTGCCATTATTAAATTTGGGCCATCACGGCTATATGTTTTTGCCTATAGCGTCATGCTGTTATGCCTGCTTGGCTTTTTTATCGTCTATCAGTTCCCGGCGTGGAATACCATTCCGACGCTGATTGTGCTGGCTGCGGTTTATCAGGTCGGGCGCTGCGTTCTGGAGTTTACGCCGTGGAACGTCTTTCCGTTCATTCCCGATATTGACGAAATGATCACCCGCCAGCGTCGGGAAGGGCTGTTCGCCGCCGTGATGACGTTCTCCCGTAAAACGACGGTTGCCATTGCCACCTTTGTGGTCGGCGTGCTGTTACAAAGCGGAGGTTATGTTAAAGGCAGTCAGGTGCAGCCACAGGAAGCCATTACGACGATCGCCATCCTGCTGTTTGCCGGGACGGGATGTCTGCTGGTCATCGCATTATGGCAGGCGCTGACTTTCCATCTTAATAAGCAAACCCACAAAATTTTCGTTGATGAAGTTGAACGACTTAAAGCGCATGGTGCGAAACAGGACGTGGACCCGAAAACGCGGCAGATTGTCGAAGATCTTACCGGTTATCGCTATGACCAGCTGTGGAACGATCCCGCGCAGGCAGGTGTGGTACCCGCGGAAAATTTGTCTAAAGCACATTAA
- the uxaC gene encoding glucuronate isomerase: MSFINDRFMITNEPGLELYQQVAKHLPIIDYHCHLDAREIYQNKAFDNITQLWLAGDHYKWRAMRANGVSEALITGDASDEEKFQAWAQTVESCFGNPLYHWTHLELNFYFACDTMLDSHNWREVMEACNRRLKEDEFKPQALISRSGVEVICTTDSPLDSLHYHRLLASDNTLPFKVLPTFRPDEMFDENPATWSAFITKLAELTDKQISSLDDFEAAIAQRIDFFHDVGCRISDHGPLAINYVPADKAQVASLFLRKLNGETLDVNENAIISSAMFIQLAKQYKKHRWAMQIHFGAIRNNNSKMREALGINTGFDSINDQVNLASSLNRLLDAMAQQNALPKTILYNLNPVYNDIVATTVANFQSADEGVKSPIQFGSGWWFNDTRRGMESQLNSLADQGLLMNFVGMLTDSRSLVSYTRHDYFRRILCNLIGGWVERGEVPDNKDILTRMIKNICHDNAENYFKF; this comes from the coding sequence ATGAGTTTTATAAACGATCGCTTTATGATCACCAACGAACCTGGTCTTGAACTTTATCAACAGGTCGCTAAACATCTGCCGATTATTGATTACCACTGTCATCTTGATGCCAGAGAAATTTATCAAAATAAGGCATTTGATAATATCACCCAACTGTGGCTTGCGGGCGACCATTATAAATGGCGAGCGATGCGGGCGAATGGCGTCAGCGAAGCCCTGATTACCGGAGATGCCTCCGACGAGGAAAAATTTCAGGCCTGGGCGCAAACGGTGGAGTCCTGCTTTGGCAATCCGCTCTATCACTGGACGCACCTGGAATTAAACTTTTACTTTGCCTGCGACACAATGCTGGACAGCCATAACTGGCGCGAGGTAATGGAGGCATGTAATCGCCGGTTAAAAGAAGATGAATTTAAGCCGCAAGCGTTGATTTCCCGCTCTGGCGTCGAGGTCATTTGTACCACCGACTCACCGCTGGACTCATTACACTATCATCGGCTGTTAGCCAGTGATAACACGCTGCCCTTTAAAGTATTACCGACGTTCCGTCCGGATGAAATGTTTGATGAAAATCCCGCCACCTGGTCAGCTTTTATAACGAAGCTCGCGGAACTAACCGACAAACAGATTTCGTCGCTTGATGATTTCGAGGCCGCGATTGCTCAGCGGATTGATTTCTTTCATGACGTGGGATGCCGTATTTCCGACCATGGCCCACTGGCCATCAATTATGTGCCAGCCGATAAAGCACAGGTCGCGAGCCTGTTTCTGAGGAAGCTCAATGGCGAAACGCTAGACGTGAATGAAAACGCCATTATCAGCAGCGCGATGTTTATCCAGCTGGCGAAACAGTATAAAAAACACCGCTGGGCAATGCAGATCCATTTTGGCGCGATCCGCAATAATAATAGCAAAATGCGTGAAGCCCTGGGCATCAACACCGGCTTTGACTCGATTAACGATCAGGTCAATCTCGCCTCCAGCCTTAATCGCTTACTGGATGCAATGGCCCAACAGAATGCCCTGCCTAAAACCATTCTTTATAACCTGAACCCTGTCTATAACGATATTGTCGCGACCACCGTGGCTAATTTTCAGTCCGCAGACGAGGGGGTTAAGTCGCCGATCCAGTTTGGCTCTGGCTGGTGGTTTAACGATACCCGCCGCGGAATGGAAAGCCAGCTTAATTCTCTGGCCGATCAGGGACTGCTGATGAATTTTGTCGGCATGCTGACGGATTCGCGTAGCCTCGTGTCCTACACCCGGCACGATTATTTCCGCCGTATCCTGTGCAATCTCATCGGTGGGTGGGTTGAGCGTGGCGAAGTCCCTGATAATAAAGACATACTGACCCGTATGATAAAAAATATTTGCCACGACAATGCTGAGAACTATTTCAAATTTTAA
- a CDS encoding MFS transporter, whose translation MTQIKHERSTKDLVRAALSGWLGTALEFMDFQLYSLGAALVFHEIFFPEQSAAMALILAMGTYGAGYIARIIGAFIFGKMGDTIGRKKVLFITITMMGICTTLIGVLPTYAQIGIFAPVLLVTLRIIQGLGAGAEISGAGTMLAEYAPKGKRGIISSLVALGTNCGTLSATAIWAAMFFFLDRDELVAWGWRVPFLASVVVMVFAIWLRLNLKESPVFEKVNDTGRSQVSAQSQQTTLGATFKSKSFWLATGLRFGQAGNSGLIQTFLAGYLVQTLLFDKGIPTDALMISSVLGFLTIPLLGWLSDKVGRRLPYILLNISAIVLAYPMLAIIVDKTYTPGVIMLALIVIHNFAVLGLFALENITMAEIFGSRNRFTRMAISKEAGGLVAVGFGPVLAGIFCNMTGSWLPIVAMLIIYSFIGLVAAWIMPEVKDRDLSIAEDAAEVQKAVKATSARHYI comes from the coding sequence ATGACGCAAATTAAACATGAAAGAAGCACTAAGGATTTGGTTCGGGCCGCTTTATCCGGCTGGTTAGGAACAGCACTGGAATTTATGGATTTCCAGCTTTACTCTTTGGGTGCAGCACTGGTCTTCCATGAAATATTCTTCCCGGAACAATCAGCCGCTATGGCGCTTATTCTTGCAATGGGTACGTATGGTGCAGGTTATATTGCGCGAATTATTGGTGCGTTTATTTTTGGCAAGATGGGCGATACCATTGGCCGCAAAAAGGTATTATTTATTACCATCACCATGATGGGGATCTGTACTACGCTCATCGGTGTACTGCCAACCTATGCGCAGATTGGTATTTTTGCACCTGTTTTATTAGTCACCTTGCGCATTATTCAGGGGCTGGGAGCCGGTGCAGAAATATCGGGTGCCGGAACCATGCTTGCTGAGTATGCCCCAAAGGGAAAACGCGGCATTATCTCTTCACTGGTGGCGCTGGGTACGAACTGCGGAACATTGAGCGCCACAGCCATCTGGGCGGCGATGTTTTTCTTTCTCGACCGGGATGAGTTAGTGGCCTGGGGCTGGCGAGTGCCATTTCTGGCAAGTGTAGTGGTCATGGTTTTTGCCATCTGGCTCCGCCTGAACCTGAAAGAAAGTCCGGTGTTCGAAAAAGTCAATGATACCGGGCGTTCTCAGGTGAGCGCTCAGTCTCAGCAGACAACATTGGGCGCAACGTTTAAAAGCAAATCCTTCTGGCTGGCAACCGGGCTTCGTTTTGGCCAGGCCGGAAATTCAGGTCTGATCCAGACGTTTCTGGCGGGTTATCTGGTGCAAACGTTGCTCTTTGATAAGGGTATTCCCACCGATGCGCTGATGATCAGTTCAGTGCTGGGTTTCCTGACAATTCCTTTATTAGGCTGGTTGTCAGATAAAGTTGGCCGTCGCTTACCGTATATTTTGTTGAATATTTCCGCCATTGTTCTGGCATATCCTATGCTGGCTATTATTGTGGATAAAACGTATACCCCCGGCGTAATTATGCTGGCGCTTATTGTGATTCACAACTTCGCGGTGCTGGGACTTTTTGCCCTGGAAAATATTACCATGGCAGAAATATTTGGTTCGCGGAACCGCTTTACCCGGATGGCTATTTCGAAAGAAGCGGGTGGTTTGGTTGCGGTTGGGTTTGGCCCGGTACTGGCAGGGATTTTCTGTAATATGACGGGGTCGTGGTTGCCTATTGTCGCCATGCTTATCATCTATTCATTTATTGGCCTTGTTGCGGCGTGGATAATGCCTGAGGTTAAAGATCGCGATTTAAGTATTGCTGAAGATGCCGCTGAAGTTCAAAAAGCGGTAAAAGCGACGAGCGCCCGTCATTATATTTGA
- a CDS encoding Zn-dependent oxidoreductase codes for MKSIVVKQPDDLVIEDRPLPTPAAGEVRVRIKLAGICGSDSHIYRGHNPFAKYPRVIGHEFFGVIDAVGEGIETSRLGQRVSVDPVISCGHCYPCSVGKPNVCTSLVVLGVHRDGGFSEYAVVPARNAFVIPDAIPDRHAVMVEPFTIAANVTGQVAPDARDIALVYGAGPMGLTTVQVLKGVYNVSQVIVVDRIDERLTMAKKSGADWVINNREHSLAAQLAEKGIQPTLIIDAACHPSILQEAISLASPAARIVIMGFSSEPGEIIQQGITGKEISIFSSRLNAHKFPVVIDWLTKGLIDPEKLITHTFEYQQVVDAINVFEKDQQQCCKVLLTFA; via the coding sequence ATGAAAAGCATTGTCGTTAAACAGCCTGATGATTTAGTTATTGAGGATCGTCCGCTACCGACTCCCGCCGCAGGAGAGGTGCGGGTACGAATTAAACTGGCCGGTATATGTGGTTCAGATAGCCATATTTACCGGGGGCATAATCCATTTGCGAAATATCCGCGCGTCATCGGACATGAATTCTTTGGCGTTATTGATGCGGTGGGTGAAGGGATTGAAACGTCGCGTCTGGGGCAACGCGTGTCCGTTGATCCGGTCATAAGCTGCGGTCATTGCTATCCATGCTCGGTCGGAAAACCCAATGTATGTACCTCGCTGGTGGTACTGGGCGTTCACCGTGACGGCGGATTCAGCGAATATGCCGTGGTCCCGGCCAGGAATGCGTTTGTTATTCCCGACGCTATTCCCGACCGGCACGCGGTGATGGTCGAACCTTTTACTATTGCCGCGAATGTGACCGGTCAGGTCGCCCCCGACGCCAGGGATATTGCGCTGGTTTACGGTGCCGGGCCGATGGGATTGACCACCGTGCAGGTGCTGAAAGGGGTGTATAACGTCAGTCAGGTCATTGTTGTCGATCGTATTGATGAACGCCTTACGATGGCGAAGAAGAGTGGTGCCGACTGGGTTATAAATAACCGTGAGCACTCTCTGGCGGCGCAGCTGGCAGAAAAAGGGATACAACCCACGCTGATTATCGATGCCGCGTGTCATCCCTCTATTTTACAGGAAGCCATTTCACTGGCTTCGCCAGCGGCACGGATCGTCATTATGGGATTCTCCAGCGAGCCTGGTGAAATTATCCAGCAGGGGATTACCGGAAAAGAAATTTCTATTTTTTCTTCGCGATTGAATGCGCATAAATTTCCGGTGGTCATCGACTGGTTAACCAAGGGACTTATCGATCCAGAGAAACTCATTACGCATACTTTTGAGTATCAGCAGGTCGTTGATGCCATTAACGTTTTTGAGAAAGATCAGCAGCAGTGCTGCAAGGTATTACTCACGTTTGCTTAA